One window of Arcobacter sp. CECT 8983 genomic DNA carries:
- a CDS encoding anaerobic ribonucleoside-triphosphate reductase activating protein produces MSINKGLSFLKKIIYNITPFTTIDYKDHLSCIVWFIHCNMQCQYCYNCNIVSAKNGQYMLEDLYSFLKKRVGLLDAVVLSGGEATIHNLLPICKEIKEFGFKIKLDTNGTNPKLLEILLKRNLLDFVSLDFKSTKEKFKYITKSSLYDRFLSSLKFLVNSSIDYEVRTTLHRDLLDEKDINEMQKVLSENGYIKTFYIQNFLEEENFTNLKQSSTSFDCFKLDKILDISFRN; encoded by the coding sequence GTGAGCATAAACAAAGGGTTAAGTTTCTTGAAAAAGATCATTTATAATATTACACCTTTTACTACAATTGACTATAAGGACCATCTTTCGTGTATTGTTTGGTTTATTCATTGTAATATGCAATGTCAGTATTGTTATAACTGCAATATAGTAAGTGCAAAAAATGGACAATATATGTTAGAAGACTTATACAGTTTTTTGAAAAAAAGAGTAGGGCTTCTTGATGCTGTAGTGTTAAGTGGAGGAGAAGCTACTATTCATAATTTACTGCCTATTTGCAAAGAAATAAAAGAGTTTGGTTTTAAAATAAAACTAGATACAAATGGTACAAATCCAAAACTTTTAGAAATACTTTTAAAAAGAAATTTGTTAGATTTTGTCTCTTTAGATTTTAAAAGTACAAAAGAAAAATTTAAATATATTACGAAAAGTTCTTTATATGATAGATTTCTTTCTTCATTAAAATTTCTTGTAAATTCTTCAATTGATTATGAAGTAAGAACAACTTTACATAGAGATTTATTAGACGAAAAAGATATAAATGAGATGCAAAAGGTATTAAGTGAAAATGGTTACATAAAGACTTTTTATATACAAAATTTTTTAGAAGAAGAAAATTTTACAAACTTAAAACAAAGTAGTACAAGTTTTGATTGTTTTAAACTTGATAAAATTTTAGATATCAGTTTTAGAAATTAA
- the ribA gene encoding GTP cyclohydrolase II — protein sequence MNIEKSNIANLPTKYGKFKIRAYKQDNQEHLAIMSEDFENLESPYVRIHSECLTGDTLGSLKCDCQNQLDLSLKFISKEGGLVIYHRQEGRNIGLLNKVNAYALQDKGRNTIEANLELGFGEDDRDYSIVDEIFKDLNLKKIRLITNNPKKLSYVESLGVEIEQRIPAITELNVYNEHYVNTKKEKMGHMF from the coding sequence ATGAATATAGAAAAATCAAATATTGCTAACCTACCTACAAAATACGGAAAATTTAAAATTAGAGCATATAAACAAGATAATCAAGAGCATTTAGCAATTATGAGTGAAGATTTTGAAAACTTAGAATCTCCATATGTAAGAATTCACTCTGAATGTTTAACAGGAGACACACTAGGAAGTTTAAAATGTGATTGTCAAAATCAACTTGATTTATCTCTTAAATTTATTTCAAAAGAGGGTGGCTTAGTAATTTATCATAGACAAGAAGGAAGAAACATAGGTTTACTAAATAAAGTAAATGCCTATGCTTTGCAGGATAAAGGAAGAAATACTATAGAAGCTAATTTAGAACTTGGATTTGGAGAAGATGACAGAGATTATTCAATAGTAGATGAAATATTTAAAGATTTAAATCTAAAGAAAATAAGACTTATTACAAATAATCCAAAGAAACTTTCTTATGTGGAGTCTTTAGGTGTTGAAATAGAGCAGAGAATACCAGCAATTACAGAATTAAATGTATATAATGAACATTATGTCAATACTAAAAAAGAAAAAATGGGACATATGTTTTAA
- the rsmG gene encoding 16S rRNA (guanine(527)-N(7))-methyltransferase RsmG, which yields MLKDIDLEKLKIDNEFLSRCDTFTTLLQKWGKVHNLSGRLTKEDIEENIIDSITPLGFIDDFESFADIGTGAGYPGLILAMARADKKCYLIEPRQKRVAFLNFVKNSLGLKNVEVLCKRVEEVEDLKVDLVTSRAVTNTKLLLDITSKICTKNTKFLFYKGSLLESEIEEAKLNDCIIQNRKDRNYLYLKGNV from the coding sequence ATGCTTAAGGATATTGATTTAGAAAAACTAAAAATAGATAATGAGTTTTTATCAAGATGTGATACTTTTACAACATTACTTCAAAAATGGGGTAAAGTTCATAATTTAAGTGGAAGACTTACAAAAGAAGATATTGAAGAAAATATTATTGATTCAATAACTCCTTTAGGTTTTATAGATGATTTTGAAAGTTTTGCAGATATTGGTACAGGTGCAGGTTATCCAGGACTTATCTTAGCAATGGCAAGAGCAGATAAAAAGTGCTATTTGATAGAACCAAGACAAAAAAGAGTTGCATTTTTAAATTTTGTAAAAAATAGTTTAGGTTTAAAAAATGTAGAAGTTTTATGTAAGAGAGTTGAAGAAGTTGAAGATTTAAAAGTTGATTTAGTTACTTCAAGAGCTGTTACTAATACAAAACTTCTTTTAGATATTACTTCAAAAATTTGTACAAAAAATACAAAGTTTTTATTTTATAAAGGTTCACTACTTGAAAGTGAAATTGAAGAAGCTAAACTAAATGATTGTATCATTCAAAATAGAAAAGATAGAAACTATTTATATTTAAAAGGTAATGTATGA
- the hemB gene encoding porphobilinogen synthase, with product MFKRFRRLRINETLRNLVQETTLSSNDFIYPLFVREGENIKNEVSSMPGVFQMSIDEILKECEYIRTIGLNSIILFAIPDVKDSVGSECLCDESIIARTIKAIKSKFPDMFIVTDLCFCEYTDHGHCGILDPVTQTVDNDKTLEISAQQAIVHAKAGADMIAPSGMMDGIIECLRTALDENGYKDLPIMAYSTKFASAYYGPFRDVAESTPSFGDRRTYQMNPANRLEAIEESLEDEKQGADILMVKPALSFMDVIRDIRNNSNLPICAYNVSGEYAMLKHAGAAGLVDYERVMLETLTSFKRAGADLIITYHAKEACELLNKK from the coding sequence ATGTTTAAAAGATTTAGAAGATTAAGAATTAATGAAACTCTAAGAAATCTAGTTCAAGAAACTACTCTTTCATCAAATGATTTTATATATCCACTATTTGTAAGAGAAGGTGAGAATATAAAAAATGAAGTTTCTTCTATGCCTGGTGTATTCCAAATGAGTATCGATGAAATTCTAAAAGAGTGTGAATATATTAGAACTATTGGATTAAATTCAATTATTTTATTTGCAATTCCTGATGTAAAAGATTCTGTTGGTAGTGAGTGTTTATGTGATGAAAGTATAATTGCAAGAACAATTAAAGCTATTAAATCTAAATTTCCTGATATGTTTATTGTTACTGATCTTTGTTTCTGTGAATACACAGATCATGGACATTGTGGAATCTTAGACCCAGTAACTCAAACTGTTGATAATGACAAAACACTAGAAATCTCTGCACAACAAGCAATAGTTCATGCAAAAGCAGGAGCAGATATGATTGCTCCTTCAGGTATGATGGATGGAATTATTGAATGTTTAAGAACAGCACTTGATGAAAATGGATACAAAGATCTTCCAATAATGGCTTATTCAACTAAGTTTGCAAGTGCTTATTATGGACCATTTAGAGATGTCGCTGAATCAACTCCTTCATTTGGAGATAGAAGAACTTATCAAATGAATCCAGCAAATAGACTTGAAGCAATTGAAGAGTCTTTAGAGGATGAAAAACAAGGTGCTGATATTCTTATGGTTAAACCAGCACTTTCTTTTATGGATGTAATTAGAGATATTAGAAATAACTCAAATCTTCCAATTTGTGCATATAATGTAAGTGGTGAGTATGCTATGCTTAAACATGCAGGTGCTGCTGGATTAGTTGATTATGAAAGAGTAATGCTTGAAACACTGACTAGCTTCAAAAGAGCTGGAGCTGATTTAATTATTACTTATCATGCAAAAGAGGCTTGTGAACTTTTAAATAAAAAATAA
- the nrdD gene encoding anaerobic ribonucleoside-triphosphate reductase, translated as MQSLELKKLQEKRTKCIVYTRVMGYHRPVESFNIGKKGEHKQRVKFLEKDHL; from the coding sequence ATGCAAAGCTTAGAGCTTAAAAAACTACAAGAAAAACGTACAAAATGTATAGTATATACCAGAGTTATGGGTTATCATAGACCAGTTGAAAGTTTCAATATTGGTAAAAAAGGTGAGCATAAACAAAGGGTTAAGTTTCTTGAAAAAGATCATTTATAA
- a CDS encoding PAS domain-containing sensor histidine kinase, with the protein MSQTYQEAIENSNIVSRTDINGIITFVNEEFCKISGFTKEELLGSNHNIVRHPEVPKENFTLLWNTILSKKPYKTTVKNLCKDGSTVYLNTTITPILDENENIKEFIAIRYDVTQEVELKKDLEQKDKELNLLNKTLEEKVKKQTAKLLELNQTLEHRVAKEIEKNEEKQKLLFWQSRMASLGQMLANIAHQWRQPLTELTLTLFNVKKAVKKQSSKEIDKYYKESLEIINNMSKTIEDFSNFFNPNKEKEEFCLKSSIEEALAITKKMLEKNNIEINTNLEKIDIFGVSNEFSQIIINLLQNSTDAFKDKEKKKKISIKSFIDKDCAIIEFKDNAGGIEEKTLDKVFEPYFTTKHQSNGTGLGLFMSKMIIEKSLNGKMSLENCFDGINITIKLPLEK; encoded by the coding sequence ATGAGTCAAACTTACCAAGAAGCAATTGAAAACTCAAATATTGTATCTAGAACAGATATAAATGGAATAATAACTTTTGTAAACGAGGAGTTTTGTAAAATCTCTGGCTTTACAAAAGAAGAGCTTCTTGGAAGTAATCATAATATAGTAAGACACCCTGAGGTTCCAAAAGAAAACTTCACTCTTTTATGGAATACAATTCTTTCAAAGAAACCTTATAAAACTACAGTTAAAAATCTTTGCAAAGATGGTTCAACTGTTTATCTTAATACTACAATTACACCTATTTTAGATGAAAATGAAAATATCAAAGAGTTTATAGCTATTAGATATGATGTTACACAAGAAGTAGAACTAAAAAAAGATTTAGAACAAAAAGATAAAGAATTAAATCTTCTAAATAAAACTTTGGAAGAAAAAGTTAAAAAACAAACAGCAAAACTTTTAGAATTAAACCAGACCTTAGAGCATAGAGTTGCAAAAGAGATTGAAAAAAATGAAGAGAAACAAAAACTTCTTTTTTGGCAATCTAGAATGGCAAGTTTAGGGCAAATGCTTGCTAATATTGCTCACCAATGGAGACAACCTCTAACAGAGCTTACATTAACACTATTTAATGTAAAAAAAGCTGTTAAAAAACAAAGTTCAAAGGAAATAGATAAATATTATAAAGAGTCCTTAGAGATAATAAATAATATGTCAAAAACTATTGAAGATTTTTCAAACTTTTTTAACCCAAATAAAGAGAAAGAAGAGTTTTGTTTAAAATCTTCCATTGAAGAAGCCTTAGCAATAACAAAAAAAATGTTAGAAAAAAATAATATAGAGATTAATACAAACTTAGAAAAAATAGATATTTTTGGAGTCTCTAATGAATTTTCTCAAATCATCATTAATCTTTTACAAAACTCTACAGATGCTTTTAAAGACAAAGAAAAGAAGAAAAAGATATCTATTAAAAGTTTTATAGATAAAGATTGTGCAATTATTGAATTTAAAGATAATGCAGGTGGAATAGAGGAAAAAACATTAGATAAGGTGTTTGAACCATATTTCACAACAAAACACCAATCTAATGGAACAGGATTAGGACTTTTTATGTCAAAAATGATTATAGAAAAGAGTCTAAATGGTAAAATGAGCTTAGAAAATTGTTTTGATGGAATAAATATAACTATAAAACTTCCCCTGGAGAAATAA
- a CDS encoding response regulator transcription factor, producing MQENILKDLKILCVEDEENISKLLKSAISEYFYSYTVAKDGVEGLEKFKKLSPDIVITDIMMPNLDGLDMTKEIKQINEDIPIIVLSAFSEKEKLLKAIDVGINKYFIKPFDPEELLEYLILMAKKINKQRVICLNKYFSFDVNSKNLFENDTLIKLTKREKEFITLLIKNSKEFVSTDMMRKVLWEEDEVSDERIRTFIKRLRQKTKKELILNISGQGYLISKTDI from the coding sequence GTGCAAGAAAATATATTAAAAGATTTGAAAATTTTATGTGTAGAAGATGAAGAAAATATCTCAAAACTATTAAAAAGTGCTATCTCTGAATATTTTTATTCATATACTGTAGCAAAAGATGGCGTAGAAGGATTAGAAAAGTTTAAAAAGCTAAGTCCTGATATTGTTATTACTGATATTATGATGCCAAATCTAGATGGTTTGGATATGACTAAAGAGATTAAACAAATAAATGAAGATATCCCTATAATTGTATTAAGTGCTTTTTCTGAAAAGGAAAAGCTTTTAAAAGCAATAGATGTAGGGATTAATAAATATTTTATTAAACCTTTTGATCCAGAAGAATTACTGGAATACTTAATATTAATGGCTAAAAAGATAAATAAACAAAGAGTTATTTGTTTAAATAAATATTTCTCTTTTGATGTAAACAGTAAAAACTTATTTGAAAATGATACTTTAATTAAATTAACTAAAAGAGAAAAAGAGTTTATAACTTTACTTATAAAAAACTCTAAAGAGTTTGTATCAACTGATATGATGAGAAAAGTACTTTGGGAAGAAGATGAGGTTTCTGATGAAAGAATAAGAACTTTTATTAAAAGATTAAGACAAAAGACAAAAAAAGAGCTTATTTTAAATATATCAGGACAAGGATATTTAATTTCTAAAACTGATATCTAA
- a CDS encoding PP0621 family protein, with amino-acid sequence MILKILAVAVVLFLIYIVLFKKDREKQVNKDNRIKEKIEDIMVECPTCSTYVSKKEAILSNGNFYCSKECLLNK; translated from the coding sequence ATGATTTTAAAGATTTTAGCTGTAGCAGTAGTACTTTTTTTGATTTATATTGTATTATTCAAAAAAGATAGAGAGAAACAGGTAAACAAGGACAATAGAATAAAAGAAAAAATTGAAGATATAATGGTTGAGTGTCCAACTTGTAGTACTTATGTTTCTAAAAAAGAAGCTATATTAAGTAATGGTAATTTTTATTGTTCAAAAGAGTGTTTATTAAATAAATAG